GCTCGCAGCTCTCTCTCCGTGAGGACGATTTTCGACATGTTTTCCTCTCTTGACGCTGTGCTCAAGTTTGTCAGACGCTCTTTGACGATGTCTTCAATCGCATGAAACCCGAAAGTGGTATTTGCGACGTTTGCGGGCGGTTCTTTAGAGCAGTAGTCAGGTCCGTAGCCCAACGCTTCGGCCACTTTGAACAGGTCATCTCTCAGCTGTTTCTCTTCGCTTTCTTCGAGCAACATGAAAATGCCGGCCCCAAGCAAGTTGTACGCGAGGAAAACGAGAATGAAGATCGCGGTTACGCATTTCCCCATGGCTAAGTTAAAGAGTTTTTGTATGCGATTATTCGCTCAAAATTAATGGTCGTAAAAACACTCGAGTACATGAAATATACCCACTGTCTTTGACGTGTTGTAGTGTTGAATTGAAGAGTTGATAAGCAAGAAGGCACGAGATCGAAAGGTGACTGGTTCTATTTCCGGTGCTCCTGGTTAGACGTCGTTTCCATAGGAGGACACTTGATGCGATTTTCCTCACTTTTTCCAGGTGTAaaagtgggtacctgacttcggttggggagatAAAAGGCGGTGGAAAGAGAGGGTTAGGCTCCACCTTCATAACATGTCCTATACACGGTGGATAACAACCCAATGCCTATACAGCATGAAAAGGACTATTTTACTAGATGTCATCAAAATCAATTATTCATTATGCCATAGAAATTAGTCTGACCACGCCTGTGGCAATTACTCATCAGTTTCCTCAGGCCAGTCGGCACAAGCCATCAGTAGCAATTCATTAGAAGTACACTTGCGTGTATACCGGTTGTAAATGTACGTTTTACAGCTGTGGTCACCAGTCGTCTGTGAATAATTAGTAGTTCGCGTCATTAGCTACATGACAGTGTAGCTAACTGTGCACTCAATTATCTCTGActctctctctgtttgtctctctgtctctctctccatctgtgtctctctctctctctgcctctgtctccctctctgtctgtctctctgtctctgtccgcctctctctgtgtctttctctgtctctctcggtctctctctgtctctgtctctctctgtttctctgtctctctctctgtctctgtctgtctgtctctctctgtctctctctgtgtctctctctctctgtctctctgtctctctctctctctctgtctctctctgtctgtctctctctctctctctctctctctgtctctctctgtctgtctctctctctctctctctctctctctatatatatatatatatatatattacattgtatacacTGTATTATTATTAAACTATAGAGTTGTATGACCCTTGTCAGGACCTCAATGAAatgcggcctgcaggccgatttttGCTTTCATGCATAAACGAAGGTTCAGACAAAGAAAATTACATATATTGAATAAACTGACATGAGAGACACACGTAAAGATCAAAACGTCCTGACCTCTCCAATGAAAAATGACTTAACAACGTGGAATAGCTATTGATTTGAACAATTCATAACGAAAGTTTACTGTAAATAAGGATTTTCGCAAGCAGTGTGGATGACCATTTTACAATCTTTTAAAGATAACTGTGATAACCGTCGTTTCATCTGGTTGATATATGGTAGTGTAACAAAATTCTTTATCGAAAACTACAAACATTATCCACAAACATCCATAAAAACGTATCAATTTTTAAGACATCCTCGTCGCATTTAGTCTAATTTAGCGCCATCTTGAATCTCTGCATGACGTCAGGCGTGACGTCATAGTACACCCGGCTGCGATCGAAGTTGTTCCTGACGAACACTAGGTCTTCTGTGACGTCAACGCTGTGCGTTTCCGGTTCCGGTTCAGGCCATCCCACCGAAATGTACAGGTGGTAAAGCGGAGACTGGCTCAGTAACCAGCTCAAGTTGTCCCACGATCCACGGACCTACAATGGAACACAAAATGAGTTTCATAAATTTTTCTCCTGAactaattgttttgttttgttcgtCGTTCATGGGGTCAGACATCTTTTTATCCAGCACAGAGATTGCCCCACAAAAACACTAAGACAAAAAGTTTTCTTAGGTAtcctgttttgttttgcatatcgtTCACGGAGGCAGCCATCTTTTTATCCAGCATAGGCTGTCCCGCGATCATGGCACAAAaacatccgtgaatagtttcatcatgtcGGTGAATGACCCagtaacaaagttctttgttcACCGCATCTTTAATTAGCGATGACAGCTCGCTGCAGTGCACACTGCGCAGCAATCCAGGCAAGACTTTCAGAGAAAAAGATGTCAAAGACAACAGATACGAAAACCGAAATGTTGCTACAGTATCAAAGATATagccgccaggaggcccaaacttgACCTCGACTTCTGTCTTCCTATTAGACATATTCACGTGTCATCAGTTATACTGACAAGAAACTACACATGAACACAGGCAAACATGCCagaacaatacctccatttttatagAGGCAATGATGACGTAGTGTTACGTAATGATGACGTAGCTGTTACGTACATGTCTGGCGTCCACACTGAGCACCACGATCTGCGTCAGGTCTGCGCACATCCGGGCAACCTCCTCAGCCTGGGAACGAGAGTACCCGCCCGTCACGTTGTCAGGTTTCATCCCGATAACTGGTGTTTGGAAAAAGAGTGAAATGTTAAGATAGATGTCTTAATCACATATTCAATTTTTGAAGCAGTTAACTGCAAGAGTGAGATTTTAAGTGATACTCCACATATAGTCCTATCCGCCCCTATGATAATGATCTGCAATATTCATCCTAATACGTGTATAATCGATACGCTTTTTCAGAGACCTCACTCATGTCACGTGACGAGAAGAATTGATGAACGATGGCAGATGCTCTCTGAAAGCTTATCTCTAGTCGTGAGTATTAGCCTACTTTTTCTATATTCAACTGTATAACTAACATCACAAACATTATATACATACCCATCAAAAGCCCAAGTGGAATTCATCGTAAACTAATATGTGCCTACCTGAGGAAGTTATTCAGGTAACAACAAGACAACATTCAAAAATCGcatgttttcaaaagctgtagTAGTTCTTACAATTGcgtttatttgttttttgtcGAACCAACGGAAGGAGATGTATCTTACCGATGGAGACGTGTGGGTATGTGTCTAAGATCGGGTCGATGAATGTCTCCCTGGTGAACAACCCGGGTATCTCTCCCTTCAGCATCACGGGCCGTCTGATGTCACTGCCTCTACTCTTTAGTACCTGTGGCAATGGAAAAGATATTACTCAGAATACATTTGGGAATGACCATGTCTGATATTATTTTACAGTAATATAAaagatgtatacatgtagtagaacaAGTTGCCATTGCGTTGGGTCATCATAAATATTACCTGTGCAAAACTACATGGAGGGTATGCGACTAGAGAATCGGAATTTAGAGCAGAATAAGCACATTCACGGTTTCAAGTAAGCACGTGTagcgacaggaattgtaggtaatatgtcaaaagtggaggcccctgagacatatcTGGACTCTGTTTGGCATTAGTCACGACAATGGTCTAGAGAAGTCTATTTACAAATCATGggtcttaacctttgacatataacccacaattcctgtcgctgcacatgtgTACTGGTAACCGTGAATCTGAATGTGATTATACCTCCTACCTGTAGGGATGGAACTAGAGCCTCCACGCTGTGAAACTCCAGCATGATACCAAAATAGGGAGTCAGCCGGAGCCAGTCCTCCAGCGTGTACGCGTCACTTCCGTTTCCGGCCCTGTGGTGAGACATGACGGGAACGTTGTCGTCCCGGATGTTGACGTCAGCTTCCACCATCAGAATAGGACGACCTGTAGGGTGAAAGTCACCTTCATACGTAAGCTTCTAGGGTCAATTTTTTCATAGCTCTAGCCTTAGCTTAGACTTGTAATATCCATTTCCATGGAAAATGAAAGTGAAATCTTCCAATATAACATTCCTAAGACAGTGCATGTTGTAGACCTTAAGGACCGGTCAGAAGACCATATTTTGACGTCACCTGATTCAAAATGGCAGCATCATTTTAAAACTTCTGTACCCGTCGTCATTTTCTGCCATAATTGAAATCGCTTAAATGGACTTTTTGAATCCTTGACATACTGAGGTACTGTGTGACACTAGGCTACTATTTGTCTGGCAATCGCTAATAGATACTATCCATGAAGAAGCTAGAATATGGAGAAAGTCCAATGTCCAATGGTTACACATGCCTTTAAACTCTTTGGTCTATAGTTGCTCACCATGCATAGCTTGTTGGTGGTACGCCGGGAAGGTGTTGACGCTGTGAGCCCAGCGGATGTCCAGCCCGTCCCGCCCGTACAGCTGGTAGGTCGACTGAAAAAAGTTGACCAAACCGCCTCCCGTTCCTGCGCCTTCTCTCAACGCGTCAACTACATCTCTGGAGAGAatgattgaataaatgaatgaataaaggaatgaaggaaggaagagatggatgaatggatgaatgaatgaatgaaaatgaatgaatgaatgaatgaacgaatggtTTATTGAACTAAGGAtgaaagaacatttcagtcccTATGCTTGATTCCAGTtaaggctagggtcacaattggcccggtgcccgtcagggatgtagccccggccgggctctgaagtcgggcggacaccggctgtttaccggctgtcgtggtcacaatcaaacgttgccttcgcgctgccccatgggtgtcccggagtgttccggcgggcaccccgtcatttttcttttaaaaatttccaccttcctaggttcgtctccggcagacacccgtcaaatgttctgacggtgtcctgtagtcacccctgcggggtccgacagggtaacgtttgtctctcacagcccggtggggcagttATAGGGTCCCTGCCGTatgccctgcgaacaacggcagggaaccaggcaggctcctggtgggcactcGTCATAtttaaggggtataaaaacaagcattgcctgcattcacttaaggtagtacatcactgaacttggagtactgtcggggtccgttcactgcggcacggttGTTTTCGCCAATTTTTCCTCGcactcgcactgacgtgcggcactgttacgtttctaaactaaatgaacatgtttttggaatttttaatgtcggcggatgacttgccaaactgttgaggcctatatcttttatatttgtaaaacgaaaaaaaatggcttatgggtccgaatgaTTGCAAGTTTGGCGCTTCCGTCGGTcaattgcagaggaaacgtccttcttcagccaaacatctttcttcagcttgtttctgtagtctggggttgtaatatcgtaaaGCATAGTagctttctatgaaggaggctatctgttcgtcctgcttctcagtAATGCAGCCTACTGTGTGGTCTGTTGTgtggtgtgttgtcctatccccctctgttgcccttgtctgcagaagtttctgttgctgaattcttccacctgcctagtgggctaagggctgtccctttgtcttctcctttcccttggtatagcgctatgcacttataactccactgtaatacgCGTATGAACTGCACTGCGATACGTGtaagttcacggcttttgtcctttcacgtgatctgtgacgtcacatatttgacccggtTTTACGAATTGCACACTTTTATTCtgtaaacctggtctttgacgtaacgaatttattccgacagactgccggcaaccgaaggggtccctctcggtgttgtcacgattaggtcgcggggtggttgtacgagcgggtccccggttcattttaagtcagacttaaattgaaccagggtcccggccgggcctcaaaataccccggcagccgcgaggtgtcccactgggcaacgcaggggtcacgcccgaaagtgccaaaaaacagcccgtgaactgcccggcagggcccctttttccaattgtgacctaagcctaaggcggccattttggatttcccGGGGTCATCCGGGTCATTGCACCTAAACGAGGCTAACATGGCCATGACTGCGTTATTTTCTTACAGACAACACGCCATCAAAACTGAACAGTCACTTATACTCTCCAAAATATAATATTGACCATTACCTTGGACCATCGTAGATCAGCTTCCCCCAGTCGAATTCGCTCCGAATGACGGGAGAGATCGGATTTTGCGACGCCACAGTTAAGCTATAGGCATGGGACTGACCGAGCAGCCATTTTACGGCAGGTAGTGACGTCTCGATGACATCAGCTCTGAGGGTGAAGCTGATTGGTTCGCGTAGCATGTCACGTGCTAGCGCATGCGCATCTTCAGCTAACTTCTGTGGGATGCCGGTTGCCGGGGTAACGTTGACAAATGAGACGGCAGAGCTGACGCCTGGCGGGAAGAAGTTGTAGATGGTAGGGTAGACCAAGTGGGGGTCCAGGGGTTCGGGTTGGCTGTTTGGGGTTCCAAGCGGACGGCAGCTGACAATGGTGGGGAAATCGATGTGCGAGGCGTGGTTCTTGATGATGTTCATCACCTAAATAACAAAGATGAAGAAATGATAGAATTAAAATCATAGCAATGATAGAATTAAaatcatagcatgtccaggacaaaagatacaaaagccGGGAGTCCTGCTGCAGCATCTTGTTAAGCGGCCAGGAGGCAAAAAGAATAAACCATGACCTTTACCTCTACGTCCATAAGAACTACCCACAATTATTCATCCACTCACTCACctactcactcagtcactcatgacttactcactcactcactcacacactcactcatccactcgcccactcactcactcactcacactcactcatgacttactcactcactcactcatgactcactcactcacaaacactcacacactcactcactcacactcactcactcactcactcatgacttactcactcactcactcatgactcactcactcacaaacactcacacactcactcactcacactcactcactcactcactcatgacttactcactcactcactcatgactcactcactcactcactcactcaccacttactcactcactcactcattcactcacccattcattcattcgctcCATGACCCACCGGTACTACTGCGTCTGCGCTCCAGAGGTCCAGTTTCGGCACTACGTCATGCTCGGCCGCCATGATGGTTTCGAACCACTCTTCGAATGTGACGTGACTGTCGTTGACGGGAGGACGCGCCATGATTGGCTCGTTGGTCTGACGTTCGGTCCCGTGACCTCGGAGGATGATGTCCCCTTCCACTATGTTGGATTTAGCTGCATGGATATATATTATATGATCATCCTCAACATTCTCTTTCATgtcacatgtttttttcttgtgtcaCCGAAGAAAATTTAGATTAGTTCGTTCGTTCATACCCTtgttgtgccaagtggcatatAGGGTAGCAAGTTTTCTTGCTCTTAGGTAGCAGAGCAAATTTTTACAGGGAAGGGTTGCGAGCTAGCCCTTCCActttgcttgtgtcacctcccCCGGTACCCCAGTTTACATCCTACCGAAatacgggtgcagccccaaccgagatacTAGTATCCTACTCAAGCGGTATGAATAATGTAGTGATTATAAAAGAAAAAGGGAACATGGTTCTTGTTATTTCATAGATAAATAAGATCATAAAAACAGAAACAGAATCCATCTTACCGAAAATGGCTTCCTGCAGTGCTGCTCTGCTATTGGTCCTTCCTAACCACGTGAGTAGGAGGCCGTCCCGGCGTGCCATTGGGAAGAAGAACAGAGGGTTGAGGCCGGTCACGTTGGTTTTCAGGGCTTCTTTCAAATCTTCCAGTTGCTGCGAAAAATGAACTCCACTTATTGTtcaacaaaaatgtgttttccttTCAAATAGACGCTTATAGTATCCGATAAGTATGTTAACTTAAGAGCGTCCCAAATTCATAGTTATTTTTATGGCGTGACAAGACTGAAATTTTCAGACATTATCCTATAAAAGTTGCCATCTTTGGCAAGTATGAAGTAGAGttcgccgtgcccccgacgttgtgcccttgggaagacACTGAACCAAGGTGTAAAcctgggtacctgacttcggccAGGGAGGTAAAAGAGAATACTACCTTTACATTCTGTCTGTGCtgtgtatgtgacactgttaatataagttactaacttgagtgcagtgccgcATTGTCATTGTGTGTTCAAAacgaaatagaaaaaaaaagatgtctgATTAACCACCTGTTTGGGGAGGTCGTAATATATCCGTGACGATGAGACGGCGTGACGCAGACGGATGACGTCATACAGTCTGTGCGCGTCGCCAAAAGATGTCCACAATGTCAGGGAATACCTATAGAATAGGAAGATTTTAATTCGGTCTTAAAAAGTTGTTTGCGTGGTTTGGAGGCTATTCCATCTATTTCACCAatgtactgtattgtacattAAACTTGAACATTTTCTGGAAATTAATGTTATGGCGACTCACTGACACATCTTTCTTGCATTGTCACTCATTCCTATAATTTATTTCTCTACTAGATATATTCCTCTAATGTAACGACTACTATGATCCATTTATTGTAGTTTTTTTATTGAAGGTTTTTTCTGTAAGTTTGTGGGCTGCTGTTACCAGCAAGAGCTACCTTAGCTGGCCTAGTGTGATGTCTTGTTTTATTTATAGTaaatgcaaatacagattttatGCCCCAAACTCATATGTGATACCCAGATCCTAACTATACTGTGGACTGCTGGGTTTACCTCTCTGATTGGTCCAGCAGCCATTTCAAATTTACCAGCGACTGTCCAATCAGAGAGGCCCTGATGGGAAACGTCACAGGCTGACGTAAGTCCTTAGTAACGGCGTGCATCTCTTCCACCATCTCCCGCGTGTACCCCTCGTTCTCTCGGTCGTGATAGAAGCCTGAAGGGGAAAAGGGCATCCATGAGTAGGTtcatcatttgaaaaaaaatctagggagcccaaaccaACACCACTTACTCGAGCTCGAGAGCTCCCACTCATGACCTTAGCAAGTCCGCGCCAATCTTATCCATCTACATAGCATGTCGACAACACAatatatcaaaaccggaaggtCAACTGCTGTACCATTTAAACGAAAGGATAGGGGgcaaacattttatcatttcAAGGTTTCATCTTGACCTACTCACATACTTCATACAATCCACATAGACCGactagagttatgctgtccatccacaaacatacatacacacatacagacacacatatatacataaccttcttgatgaAGGTAACATGATCACACACTTGGCCTTACCGGTTTCCCATCCGAGCGATAGCGTGCAGTTTGGGAAATGCTGGTTTACTGTTGAGAGAAACTCTGCTGCAGGGACGAACGTTTCGTACTCCCCCTGTCCGGCATTAGGACCCGGCATGATATCAGCGTTCAGCCACAGGGGACGGGTGATGTGGTGTCTGTGGCTGTGTAGTATCCTGCCGGATAACGACATAAggtaatattcaaatacaattcaatctctgcaactgAATAAAAAAACGGAGATTAACTTCTGGACGTTTTGACTGACATCACTCACTCTTCTCGAAACGGTGGAGAGCCCAACGAATCTCATGGATAGAAAACGGATCTCTTTACGCTTTGTgcgcttttctttttttttctttttgtgtcttttcagtcatatttttacattttgcatgtgcTATATTCCAATTACGAAGTCAAGGGTTACCTAAATCTAACTTAGGTCACAGGAACGTCGCAGTGCGATCGCCATTGAGTGGAATAGGAGCCTTATCTGATTATTAGGCCACACTGGCATAATCTTACGGGTGACATCTTTCGGAGATTTGACACTAAACATCCAGTCCTTTTCTCAGGCTCTTTTATTATGTTCACCTCGAGTAAGACCGTAAGTGACAATGGTTGCCATTTCAATAAATATGTTTTCATTGCAGAGAAGAACAATGACACTagggccccatgccctgaccatgtgccccttaACCTAGGAGGGCAGGTCCtttggcaagcataaaattgtGATTGATGTTACTGGATCTCATGTGGCTATGGCCACATCTTTTTAGAACACGCGCGCAGATATCATCAAAAAATAAACTTAAGTCAGTTTGGTTTTACCTTAGGGTTGGAGCTACTGCTTCCAGTGACTTGAAATCCAGCTTGATGCCCTTGTCCGTCTTCAGCACAACTTCCACCCACTCTTCCACCGTGACGTCACTGTCCACCACGGGAGGGTGGGCTGCCACTGGAACATCCGTCTGCGCAGGCGTGCCGAACCCACGGAGGGTGACGTCAGTCTCCAGCATATGGGTGTCGCCTGTGAGAGTGGAAAGAAAGCTTCACTATAATGGGGAGGTACATGATAACAATAACGTAAATCGGGTTAGATAAGGACACTAAGCATCACGTTATCGCCTGTGAAGGTGTACAATTCTTGGTGTGGATGAAGGAACAAGTGGagataaaatattttgttttcaacccCCTTTGACATACAGCATTTGGAAACTATTTCGTGCGCGAGTAAAGATCataatttcttttggtgacccacCCACGAAAACATCCATAGTGCTCATcgtaaaatcatttcaaacgACGTGTTAAATTAAAGGACGGTAGACAAGCTTTCTTGTGAGATGAAGCACGGTGCGAATCATAATCAAACAACAGGTAAATCATCGAGGGAATTCTCGTCACTTTCTCTCAGGGCCTGATCACATACAGCGCCGGTATTCCCATATCATATAGAGTACTGTTGTAAAGGCTTTTACTAGTCTccagactgactatgctggcTATTATATGGAGACTAACTTGCCAGGGAAGTTTTGCTATTGAAAGGTTTGGCTGGCCTCACAGGGAGAATGCTATCCTTTCACGTCCCAAACAGAAGTCAAGTTCCCATTTTACACCTTGGTGGAGTAAGTCAAGTGTCTTCCCAAGGACACAGCATTGGTGGCATGTCAAgattcgaactcgggacctctggGTTTTGGGCCAAACAACCTGTAGTTACGCAACACGACCCTACATGCGCTTATGAGATTTAATTGTTGTTATTAACCTTTTTCATAATAAATTATTACCTACCAGCGACTGCCTCGGCTAGTAGCTCCTGGCTGTTGACTGCGTGTGACCACGTGACCTCCATGGCGTCATGGCTCCCGACACTGTAGTAGACTAGAGGGCTGACATCCGGGGAATGGGGAACTGGGGAGAGAAAAAAACGATGTATTATCTCAAATTAAGTGACATTGGCTTAAATTTCTTCTGTTACAAGTACACGTATTGTTTATATCCATGTCATGGTTCCCGACACCGTAGTAGACTATAGAGCTGACGTCCGGGGAATGAGGCCCTGCggagaaaaaaatcatctcaaattaggtgacatttgcatgatttgttAAAGCAATGCTTGATTTGAAATCAAATCAAGGATCAAAGTTCATTTATGCTATACTTATCTTGAAGTACAGTAGTTCGTAGCCCAGCCCAATAATATTTACATAGGGTGCAAAGACCTTACGTTCAACACGATGTCCGTCCCCCATTGTTGCACGAAAATAGCTGTTACTTGACTGTACTGTTGTTTAGAACGCTCTGTTTATGGCACCCTTAACTGACCTCTGCTCTCACAAGTATTTAGTATCTAATCTCATGCTGACCCTTACACAAAGCACACGGTAGTCTCCATTCACAGACTTTTGGAGGGCAGCGTTTGTTATTTTAGAGAGCTGATTCGCAATGTTCAACACAGTCTAGGATTGAGTCTATGCCTATAGCTAGATGCTCTTTCATCGAACCTAGCCCCCCTTTTTTCAGCATGTAGACGGGACCGCTCTATAAGTCTTCCTTTGCAGGGTTTTGGAGTGGCGCATTTATCATTTGGGGCACAGAGAGCTGATTCGCATTTTTTCAACACTGGCGAAGGTTCTCTTTGCGTAGAAAGGAATTTTTGCCGCTCCCAGACTACCTTTTCCAGCTTAGTCAGGTTTCCAAACCGAGGCCCaacgggatgtttaaagaa
The sequence above is drawn from the Branchiostoma floridae strain S238N-H82 chromosome 17, Bfl_VNyyK, whole genome shotgun sequence genome and encodes:
- the LOC118405154 gene encoding protein FAM151B-like; amino-acid sequence: MKPDNVTGGYSRSQAEEVARMCADLTQIVVLSVDARHVRGSWDNLSWLLSQSPLYHLYISVGWPEPEPETHSVDVTEDLVFVRNNFDRSRVYYDVTPDVMQRFKMALN
- the LOC118404421 gene encoding protein FAM151A-like — protein: MEYDKDGFKVETIKRRRNDFFWVGVLAFIFLVVGLAVVVTLFLLPAAPLVLPDAMPTGVPTVPHSPDVSPLVYYSVGSHDAMEVTWSHAVNSQELLAEAVAGDTHMLETDVTLRGFGTPAQTDVPVAAHPPVVDSDVTVEEWVEVVLKTDKGIKLDFKSLEAVAPTLRILHSHRHHITRPLWLNADIMPGPNAGQGEYETFVPAAEFLSTVNQHFPNCTLSLGWETGFYHDRENEGYTREMVEEMHAVTKDLRQPVTFPIRASLIGQSLVNLKWLLDQSERYSLTLWTSFGDAHRLYDVIRLRHAVSSSRIYYDLPKQQLEDLKEALKTNVTGLNPLFFFPMARRDGLLLTWLGRTNSRAALQEAIFAKSNIVEGDIILRGHGTERQTNEPIMARPPVNDSHVTFEEWFETIMAAEHDVVPKLDLWSADAVVPVMNIIKNHASHIDFPTIVSCRPLGTPNSQPEPLDPHLVYPTIYNFFPPGVSSAVSFVNVTPATGIPQKLAEDAHALARDMLREPISFTLRADVIETSLPAVKWLLGQSHAYSLTVASQNPISPVIRSEFDWGKLIYDGPRDVVDALREGAGTGGGLVNFFQSTYQLYGRDGLDIRWAHSVNTFPAYHQQAMHGRPILMVEADVNIRDDNVPVMSHHRAGNGSDAYTLEDWLRLTPYFGIMLEFHSVEALVPSLQVLKSRGSDIRRPVMLKGEIPGLFTRETFIDPILDTYPHVSIVNCFKN